Proteins encoded by one window of Deinococcus radiodurans R1 = ATCC 13939 = DSM 20539:
- a CDS encoding transposase encodes MASHSRSDQRQEFQRYSGWNERTLRRWFQKTLPWAELHWGLLQLLVRLGVLEGHFILALDASFVPKSGKHTPGLGAFWNGALHRSETGLELSCLALLSWSGHHAFPVHVQQTQPRGQKADRLEQYLDQLVSFLKQRRTW; translated from the coding sequence TTGGCAAGCCATTCCCGGTCGGATCAACGCCAGGAATTTCAGCGCTATAGCGGCTGGAACGAACGGACGCTCCGCCGCTGGTTTCAGAAGACCTTGCCGTGGGCGGAGCTGCACTGGGGCCTGCTGCAACTCCTGGTCCGACTGGGCGTGTTGGAGGGGCACTTCATCTTGGCCCTGGATGCCAGCTTCGTTCCCAAGTCGGGCAAGCACACTCCGGGGTTGGGGGCCTTCTGGAACGGTGCATTGCACCGTTCCGAAACCGGATTGGAGCTGTCGTGTCTGGCGCTGCTGAGCTGGTCGGGCCATCATGCGTTTCCTGTCCATGTACAACAAACTCAGCCGCGTGGACAGAAGGCCGACCGCCTCGAACAGTACCTGGATCAGCTGGTCTCTTTCCTGAAGCAGCGCCGGACCTGGTGA
- a CDS encoding transposase has product MVADGQYAKTMFMDAVSREGYAFVTKMQCNANLLYPFTGAHPKRRGGRQKWAGKVDFIHFDGWASVPGEDRERVWTRVVWAPHYARLLRVVVIQNVDRRGKVKGHVVLCSTDPTLPAEQIRALYSARFRLEFVFRDAKQFAGLNTCQLRRTVALENHWNAAFFALSLGRAEVLLEEAGRLQRPVSQMMFSYEDIKRRAYNRLFARRILRNLGLEARFHELEKHPSRPLDLGVKAA; this is encoded by the coding sequence GTGGTCGCCGATGGTCAGTACGCCAAGACGATGTTCATGGACGCCGTGAGTCGCGAAGGCTACGCCTTCGTGACCAAAATGCAGTGCAACGCCAACCTGCTTTACCCCTTTACCGGCGCACACCCCAAGCGGCGGGGAGGCCGGCAGAAGTGGGCTGGGAAGGTTGATTTCATCCACTTCGATGGGTGGGCCAGTGTGCCTGGTGAGGACCGAGAACGGGTGTGGACGCGCGTCGTGTGGGCACCCCATTACGCGCGGCTTCTCCGGGTCGTGGTCATCCAGAACGTAGATCGACGCGGCAAGGTGAAGGGGCACGTGGTGCTGTGCAGCACCGATCCGACGCTGCCAGCGGAGCAGATTCGGGCGCTGTACAGTGCCCGGTTCAGGCTGGAATTTGTGTTCCGGGACGCCAAGCAGTTTGCGGGATTGAACACGTGCCAGCTTCGCCGCACCGTCGCGCTAGAAAACCACTGGAATGCCGCCTTCTTTGCCCTGAGTCTGGGACGGGCAGAAGTCTTACTTGAAGAGGCAGGACGCCTCCAGCGTCCTGTCTCCCAGATGATGTTCTCCTACGAAGACATCAAAAGGCGGGCCTACAACCGGCTCTTTGCCCGCCGAATTCTTCGCAATCTCGGTCTTGAGGCACGATTCCACGAGTTGGAGAAACATCCGTCCAGGCCGCTTGACCTTGGCGTCAAAGCCGCCTAA
- a CDS encoding YceI family protein → MEALLNSRRGLTTVRGRFERFEGEGRTNERGELQWVRLEIEVGSISTMNAQRDAHLLAPDFFDVAQYPTMVFESDTVEVLTSHSFMVRGHLSLHGQTHPYEFHLDVTQPVRGLYGEMRIGADMEGYLRRSTWGLKWNQTLELGGLALSDDVNVRVNIQVTPQSDPNLHQHWELEDNGQSIDFTVRHHRLLRGQLSDVRGWLDMVDGRPQGLQVEVGRCTIEGVTIRCSPGCSAAVRRWLSPPSA, encoded by the coding sequence ATCGAAGCGCTGCTGAACAGTCGCCGGGGCCTGACGACGGTTCGGGGCCGGTTTGAGCGCTTCGAGGGCGAAGGACGCACCAATGAGCGCGGCGAACTGCAATGGGTTCGCCTGGAAATCGAGGTGGGCAGCATCTCGACCATGAACGCGCAGCGCGACGCGCACCTGCTCGCGCCGGACTTTTTCGATGTCGCGCAGTACCCCACGATGGTCTTCGAGAGCGATACCGTCGAAGTGCTCACCTCCCACAGCTTCATGGTGCGTGGGCACCTCAGCCTGCACGGGCAGACCCACCCCTACGAGTTTCACCTCGACGTGACCCAGCCGGTGCGCGGGCTCTACGGCGAAATGCGCATCGGCGCCGACATGGAAGGGTACCTGCGCCGCAGCACCTGGGGCCTGAAGTGGAACCAGACGCTCGAACTCGGCGGCCTCGCGCTGAGCGACGACGTGAACGTGCGCGTCAACATCCAGGTCACGCCGCAGAGCGACCCCAACCTGCACCAGCACTGGGAACTGGAAGACAACGGCCAGAGCATCGATTTCACCGTGCGGCACCACCGCCTGCTGCGCGGGCAACTCAGCGACGTTCGCGGCTGGCTCGACATGGTCGATGGCCGCCCGCAGGGGCTGCAAGTCGAGGTGGGCCGCTGCACTATCGAAGGCGTGACGATACGCTGCTCGCCGGGCTGTTCGGCAGCCGTACGCCGCTGGCTTTCACCTCCGAGCGCCTGA
- the recQ gene encoding DNA helicase RecQ, which translates to MTAAPAALHDRALHLLQTIWGYPAFRGVQGEIVQQVAEGGNALVLMPTGGGKSLCYQLPSLLRPGTGIVVSPLIALMKDQVDTLRQNGVRAAFLNSTLLPHEAREVEDALLRGDLDLLYVAPERLLMPRTLDLLERAPVALFAIDEAHCVSQWGHDFRPEYQQLSVLAERFPELPRVALTATADERTRADIKSVLRLEDAPQFVSSFDRPNIQYRVGLKDSPKTQLLHFIREEHPGDAGIVYCLSRKSVEETAKWLQAQGIDALAYHAGLSSTERNNVQERFLNEEGVIVCATVAFGMGIDKPNVRFVAHLDLPKSMEGYYQETGRAGRDGLPSTAWMVYGLSDVVNVRRMLAQSDAPEEVKRVEASKLDALLTYCEAATCRRQVLLHYFGEELSEPCGNCDVCLNPPRVRDLTREAQMALSATIRTGNRFGAAHLTDVLLGRETDKVLAQGHHQLPTFGVGKEHDEKLWRSVLRQLVSLGYLSADDHFGLRATGKSRGILKEGQKLLLREDTLLPGAGKSKRDRASASRAALDSHDAPLFEALRAWRLQKAKELSLPPYTIFHDATLKTIAELRPGSHATLGTVSGVGGRKLAAYGDEVLQVVRDSSGGGQAGPENLLDSPAFDPAVRGARNNNAVLDVLGSKGELQPQPKPAHPGVLGALRELRRTLAAEQGRSLSWVFPEATIDELARKLPTRSEELKDVFGLGGQRIQAFGDRILATIRAELTGGAPSPAPSAPAALFDEAVPPAPNADLSEALRELRRELMKETGYSAFVVFTNATLEALAARQPRTLAELAEVPGLGEKRIEAYGERILDAINTVLDG; encoded by the coding sequence ATGACCGCTGCTCCTGCCGCCCTCCACGACCGCGCCCTGCATCTGCTCCAGACCATCTGGGGCTATCCGGCCTTCCGGGGCGTGCAGGGCGAGATCGTGCAGCAGGTGGCGGAAGGTGGCAACGCGCTGGTGCTGATGCCCACCGGCGGCGGCAAAAGCCTGTGCTACCAGCTGCCCTCGCTGCTGCGGCCCGGCACCGGCATCGTGGTGTCGCCGCTGATTGCGCTGATGAAAGACCAGGTGGACACCCTGCGGCAAAACGGCGTGCGGGCGGCTTTCCTCAACTCGACGTTGCTGCCGCACGAGGCGCGTGAGGTGGAAGACGCTTTGCTCAGGGGCGACCTCGACCTGCTGTACGTTGCCCCCGAACGCCTGCTGATGCCGCGCACCCTCGACCTGCTGGAGCGCGCGCCCGTCGCCCTGTTCGCCATCGACGAGGCGCACTGTGTCTCGCAGTGGGGCCACGACTTCCGGCCCGAGTACCAGCAGCTCAGCGTGCTCGCCGAGCGCTTTCCAGAGCTGCCCCGCGTCGCCCTGACCGCCACCGCCGACGAGCGGACGCGCGCCGACATCAAGAGCGTGCTGCGCCTGGAGGACGCGCCGCAGTTCGTCTCCTCCTTCGACCGGCCCAACATTCAGTACCGGGTGGGCCTCAAGGACAGCCCCAAGACGCAACTGCTGCACTTCATCCGCGAGGAGCACCCTGGGGACGCCGGAATCGTCTACTGCCTCTCGCGCAAGTCGGTGGAAGAAACGGCGAAGTGGTTGCAGGCCCAGGGGATAGATGCGCTCGCGTACCACGCCGGCCTCTCCTCAACCGAGCGCAACAACGTGCAGGAGCGCTTTCTGAACGAGGAAGGCGTCATCGTGTGCGCGACCGTCGCCTTCGGGATGGGTATCGACAAGCCGAATGTGCGCTTCGTGGCTCACCTCGACCTACCCAAGAGCATGGAGGGCTACTACCAGGAAACGGGCCGCGCCGGGCGCGACGGGCTGCCGAGCACCGCGTGGATGGTCTACGGCCTGAGCGATGTGGTGAACGTGCGCCGGATGCTCGCCCAGAGCGACGCGCCGGAGGAGGTCAAGCGGGTGGAGGCGAGCAAACTCGACGCGCTGCTGACCTACTGCGAGGCCGCGACCTGCCGCCGTCAGGTGCTGCTGCACTACTTCGGTGAGGAACTGTCCGAGCCCTGCGGCAACTGCGACGTGTGCCTGAACCCGCCGCGTGTGCGCGACCTGACCCGCGAGGCACAGATGGCGCTGTCGGCCACCATTCGCACCGGCAACCGTTTTGGGGCGGCGCACCTCACCGACGTGCTGCTGGGCCGCGAAACCGACAAGGTGCTCGCGCAGGGGCACCACCAGCTCCCGACCTTCGGCGTGGGCAAGGAACACGACGAAAAGCTGTGGCGCTCGGTACTGCGCCAGCTCGTCAGCCTGGGATACCTGAGCGCCGACGACCATTTCGGCCTGCGGGCCACCGGCAAGTCGCGCGGCATCCTCAAAGAGGGGCAAAAGCTGCTGCTGCGCGAGGACACGTTGCTGCCGGGCGCGGGCAAGAGCAAGCGCGACCGGGCGAGTGCCAGCCGCGCGGCTCTGGACAGCCACGACGCCCCGCTGTTCGAGGCGCTGCGGGCGTGGCGACTGCAAAAGGCGAAGGAGCTGAGCCTACCGCCCTACACTATCTTTCACGACGCGACCCTCAAAACGATTGCCGAGCTGCGCCCCGGCAGCCACGCGACTCTCGGCACCGTGAGCGGCGTCGGCGGACGCAAACTGGCGGCCTACGGCGACGAGGTGTTGCAGGTCGTGCGCGACTCCAGCGGCGGGGGCCAGGCGGGACCGGAAAACCTGCTAGACAGCCCGGCCTTCGACCCGGCGGTGCGTGGCGCGCGCAATAACAACGCGGTGCTGGACGTGCTCGGCAGCAAAGGCGAGTTGCAACCGCAGCCCAAGCCCGCGCATCCCGGCGTGTTGGGTGCCCTCCGCGAACTGCGGCGCACGCTCGCCGCCGAGCAGGGGCGCTCGCTGTCGTGGGTCTTTCCCGAGGCGACCATCGACGAACTCGCCCGCAAACTGCCCACCCGCAGCGAGGAGCTGAAGGACGTGTTCGGACTGGGAGGCCAGCGGATTCAGGCGTTCGGGGACCGGATTCTGGCGACCATTCGGGCCGAGTTGACGGGGGGTGCGCCATCGCCCGCACCGTCAGCCCCCGCCGCACTGTTCGACGAAGCCGTTCCGCCCGCCCCCAACGCCGACCTCAGCGAAGCCCTGCGCGAGCTGCGGCGTGAGCTGATGAAGGAAACGGGCTACAGCGCCTTCGTCGTGTTCACCAACGCCACGCTCGAAGCCCTCGCCGCCCGGCAGCCGCGCACGCTCGCCGAGCTGGCCGAGGTGCCGGGTCTGGGCGAAAAGCGCATCGAGGCGTATGGGGAACGGATTCTGGATGCGATCAACACGGTGCTCGATGGATAA
- a CDS encoding ABC transporter substrate-binding protein → MKKLLLTAALLVVPTAAAQSGTLVFGGNGEPVSLEPANITDGISINVQRQIYDTLIDFKDGTTQLVPGLATSWKPNANATSWTFTLRKGVKFHDGTPFNADAVVFNLTRWWDKNHPYSLRKDGRTFEIVGDLLGGYKGDATSVIKNVVKVNDSTVRVDLTKPSSVFPDVIASGYFGIASPTAIKEQGAKYGTPAGKAVGTGPFIFQSWKSGDRVTLTANKNYWGTKAKVATVIIRAIKDPSQRLNELRAGTIDFANDMVPDSLKAIQADKNLVAVKRPSFNVGFVSLNNRNKYLKNAKVRQAISMALNKKAIVDAFWPGLGQSNASFVPPDLARYNSSKVPADYKFDPAAAKKLLADAGYPNGFSMDLWYMPVSRPYFPSPKPIAEAMAADLSAIGIKVNLKTEDWAKYLEDRNKAPGFDMYMIGWTGDYGHPDNFYSAYYGPNGSSDIGYNSVQIQNLLEKGRAAKTEAERKSIYGQIHELTYNAAYRIPIVHSQPLAAARTYVKGWVPSPLGSESFNNISLVGKK, encoded by the coding sequence ATGAAGAAACTGCTCCTCACCGCCGCCCTGCTCGTTGTTCCCACCGCCGCCGCCCAGAGCGGCACCCTGGTCTTCGGGGGCAACGGCGAACCCGTCAGCCTCGAACCGGCCAACATCACCGACGGCATCTCCATCAACGTGCAGCGCCAGATCTACGACACCCTGATCGACTTCAAGGACGGCACCACCCAGCTCGTGCCCGGTCTCGCCACGAGCTGGAAACCCAACGCCAACGCGACGAGCTGGACTTTCACCCTCCGCAAAGGCGTCAAGTTCCACGACGGCACGCCGTTCAACGCCGACGCCGTGGTCTTCAACCTGACTCGCTGGTGGGACAAGAACCACCCCTACAGCCTGCGGAAAGACGGCCGCACCTTCGAGATCGTGGGCGACCTGCTCGGCGGCTACAAGGGCGACGCCACCTCGGTCATCAAGAACGTGGTCAAGGTAAACGACTCCACCGTGCGCGTGGACCTCACCAAGCCCTCCAGCGTGTTCCCCGACGTGATCGCGTCCGGGTACTTTGGCATCGCGTCGCCCACCGCCATCAAGGAGCAGGGCGCCAAGTACGGCACCCCGGCGGGCAAAGCCGTGGGCACCGGCCCCTTCATCTTCCAGAGCTGGAAGTCGGGCGACCGCGTGACCTTGACCGCCAACAAGAACTACTGGGGCACGAAGGCTAAGGTCGCTACCGTCATCATCCGCGCCATCAAGGACCCCAGCCAGCGCCTCAACGAGCTTCGGGCCGGGACCATCGATTTCGCCAACGACATGGTGCCCGACAGCCTCAAGGCCATTCAGGCCGACAAGAACCTCGTGGCGGTCAAGCGCCCCTCGTTCAACGTGGGCTTCGTCAGCCTGAACAACCGCAACAAGTACCTCAAGAACGCCAAGGTCCGTCAGGCGATCAGCATGGCGCTGAACAAGAAGGCCATCGTGGACGCCTTCTGGCCTGGCCTCGGCCAGAGCAATGCCAGCTTCGTGCCGCCGGACCTCGCCCGCTACAACTCGTCCAAGGTGCCGGCGGACTACAAGTTCGACCCCGCCGCCGCCAAGAAGCTGCTCGCCGACGCGGGCTACCCCAACGGCTTTTCCATGGACCTGTGGTACATGCCCGTCAGCCGCCCGTACTTCCCGAGCCCCAAGCCGATTGCCGAAGCGATGGCCGCCGACCTCTCGGCCATCGGCATCAAGGTCAACCTCAAGACCGAAGACTGGGCCAAGTACCTCGAAGACCGCAACAAGGCTCCCGGCTTCGACATGTACATGATCGGCTGGACCGGCGACTACGGCCACCCCGACAACTTCTACTCGGCCTACTACGGCCCCAACGGCAGCAGCGACATCGGCTACAACTCGGTGCAGATCCAGAACCTGCTCGAAAAGGGCCGTGCCGCCAAGACTGAAGCCGAGCGCAAGTCGATCTACGGCCAGATTCACGAGCTGACCTACAACGCCGCCTACCGCATTCCCATCGTCCACAGCCAGCCGCTCGCCGCCGCCCGCACCTACGTCAAGGGCTGGGTGCCGAGCCCGCTGGGCAGCGAGTCGTTCAACAACATCTCGCTCGTCGGCAAGAAGTAA
- the serA gene encoding phosphoglycerate dehydrogenase yields the protein MTAPAPTPAQTAAQTPTAPLRVLICDEMNPGNLDHEGFQIDYQGNLEREETLRRLPDYDALITRSRTKVDRELLDAAGPRLKVIGRGGVGVDNIDLEYASRRGLLVLNAPESNNVSAAELAVMHLMAAARGLTRSDRKTRAGEWDRKFLGLELTDKTLGIVGLGRIGSIVADRAQGLHMNVVAYDPYVPENKFERLGVQRAASLDELLGQVDALTVHTPLTDETRGMIGERELALLKRDAIVVNAARGGIIEEQALVNALHAGHLFAAGVDVFVDEPPTAEHIFLGAPNLGITAHLGANTREAQERVGAEIVSRVLDALHGDVSKGAVNAPALDAKTMEQLGGYLDLGEKLGRILAQLLPGAHEVEVTFRGEFPTDPSPVVTAVLMGYLSGSTDEHPNMINARALARERGVTLSVREEEDSPDYQTEVIVRVLNRSGEKERTRKVGGTVFGKSPRLTRLRDYRVELEPEGFILIASNLDKPGAVAKLSNLLGTWGINIAGMALGRSEKGGQALFTLTLDDSLTPEQLQAIRDLDVIESAFLVRV from the coding sequence ATGACTGCTCCCGCTCCGACCCCGGCCCAGACCGCCGCCCAGACCCCCACTGCGCCGCTGCGCGTGCTGATCTGCGACGAGATGAACCCCGGCAACCTCGACCACGAGGGGTTCCAGATCGACTACCAGGGCAACCTGGAGCGCGAGGAAACGCTGCGCCGCCTGCCCGACTACGACGCGCTGATCACCCGCAGCCGCACCAAGGTGGACCGCGAACTGCTCGACGCCGCCGGGCCGCGCCTGAAAGTCATCGGGCGCGGGGGCGTGGGCGTGGACAACATCGACCTCGAGTACGCCAGCCGCCGGGGCCTGCTCGTCCTGAACGCGCCGGAGAGCAACAATGTCTCCGCTGCCGAACTCGCGGTGATGCACCTGATGGCCGCCGCCCGCGGCCTGACCCGCAGCGACCGCAAGACCCGCGCCGGGGAGTGGGACCGCAAGTTCCTGGGTCTGGAACTCACCGACAAGACGCTGGGCATCGTGGGGCTGGGGCGCATCGGGAGCATCGTGGCCGACCGAGCGCAGGGGCTGCACATGAACGTCGTGGCCTACGACCCCTACGTGCCCGAGAACAAATTCGAGCGCCTCGGCGTGCAGCGCGCCGCCAGCCTCGACGAGCTGCTGGGGCAGGTGGACGCCCTGACCGTGCACACGCCGCTCACCGACGAGACGCGCGGCATGATCGGTGAACGCGAACTCGCCCTCCTGAAAAGAGACGCCATCGTGGTCAACGCGGCGCGCGGCGGCATCATCGAAGAGCAGGCGCTGGTGAACGCGCTGCACGCCGGGCACCTCTTCGCAGCGGGAGTGGACGTGTTCGTGGACGAGCCGCCCACCGCCGAGCACATTTTCCTGGGCGCTCCGAACCTGGGCATCACCGCGCACCTCGGTGCCAATACCCGAGAGGCACAGGAGCGGGTGGGGGCCGAAATCGTGAGCCGGGTGCTCGACGCGCTGCACGGCGACGTGAGTAAGGGAGCTGTCAACGCCCCGGCACTCGACGCCAAGACGATGGAGCAGCTCGGCGGGTACCTCGACCTCGGCGAGAAGCTCGGGCGCATCCTGGCGCAGCTGCTGCCTGGTGCCCACGAGGTCGAAGTCACCTTCCGCGGCGAGTTTCCCACCGACCCCTCCCCCGTCGTGACCGCCGTGCTGATGGGTTACCTGTCGGGCAGCACCGACGAGCACCCCAACATGATCAACGCCCGCGCCCTCGCCCGCGAGCGCGGCGTGACCCTGAGCGTGCGCGAGGAAGAAGACAGCCCCGACTACCAGACCGAGGTGATCGTGCGGGTGCTCAACCGCAGCGGCGAAAAGGAGCGTACTCGCAAGGTCGGCGGCACCGTGTTCGGCAAGTCGCCGCGCCTGACCCGTCTGCGCGACTACCGGGTGGAACTCGAACCCGAGGGCTTTATCCTGATCGCTTCCAACCTCGACAAGCCTGGCGCCGTCGCCAAGCTGAGCAACCTGCTCGGCACCTGGGGCATCAACATCGCGGGCATGGCCCTGGGCCGCTCCGAGAAGGGCGGGCAGGCGCTCTTTACCCTCACCCTCGACGACAGCCTGACGCCCGAGCAGCTTCAGGCGATTCGGGACCTGGACGTGATTGAGTCGGCCTTCCTGGTGCGGGTGTAA
- a CDS encoding MogA/MoaB family molybdenum cofactor biosynthesis protein, with translation MTDPASPTPAAGAAQHRREAPRSVRAAVVTISDTRTPDTDESGRYLAEQLTASGHELVERLIVRDDAVEIRSAVVRLMRVADVVLTSGGTGIAGRDVTVPVIESLLVKPIPGFGELFRMLSYGQVRGAAMLSRALGGLGRGALVFALPGSLGAVQTAWEGILRDELGHLVYEMVRQGQPQARPAAPVPAPAAREALFTDLSSPPPLDVPGTPLPAAPASDWAGHRRGAALGTAGEAQPGVKLGRHSQHPSTYERTPLVRPGDAARTPGEEER, from the coding sequence ATGACCGACCCCGCGTCTCCGACCCCGGCTGCCGGAGCGGCGCAGCACCGCCGGGAGGCCCCCCGCAGCGTGCGCGCCGCCGTGGTGACCATCAGCGACACCCGCACCCCGGACACCGACGAGAGCGGGCGTTACCTCGCCGAGCAGCTCACGGCGAGCGGCCACGAACTCGTCGAACGGCTGATCGTGCGCGACGACGCGGTAGAAATTCGCTCGGCGGTCGTGCGGCTGATGCGCGTCGCCGACGTGGTGCTCACCAGCGGCGGCACCGGCATCGCCGGACGCGACGTGACGGTGCCGGTCATTGAGTCGCTGCTCGTCAAGCCGATTCCCGGCTTCGGTGAACTGTTCCGCATGCTCTCCTACGGGCAGGTGCGCGGCGCGGCCATGCTGTCGCGGGCGCTCGGCGGATTGGGCCGGGGGGCACTGGTGTTCGCCCTCCCCGGCAGCCTGGGCGCTGTGCAGACGGCCTGGGAAGGCATTCTGCGCGACGAGCTCGGGCACCTCGTCTACGAGATGGTGCGTCAGGGTCAGCCTCAGGCCCGCCCGGCAGCGCCCGTCCCTGCCCCCGCCGCGCGTGAGGCGCTGTTTACCGACCTGTCGAGCCCCCCGCCGCTTGACGTGCCGGGCACACCACTGCCGGCGGCCCCCGCCAGCGACTGGGCCGGGCACCGACGCGGCGCGGCCCTGGGCACGGCGGGCGAAGCGCAACCCGGCGTCAAGCTCGGGCGCCACAGCCAGCACCCCAGCACCTACGAGCGCACACCTTTGGTGCGGCCCGGCGACGCGGCGCGCACCCCAGGCGAAGAGGAACGCTGA
- the rpsP gene encoding 30S ribosomal protein S16 — protein MVKIRLSRFGSAHNPHYRIVVADVRRPRDGGYIESLGHYDPRKTSENFLKIDVERANHWIAQGAQPTDTARRLLRSQGVKISKK, from the coding sequence ATGGTGAAAATTCGTCTGTCCCGCTTCGGCTCGGCCCACAACCCCCACTACCGCATCGTCGTCGCCGACGTGCGCCGTCCCCGCGACGGTGGCTACATAGAGAGCCTGGGCCACTACGACCCCCGCAAGACCAGCGAGAACTTCCTGAAGATCGATGTCGAGCGCGCCAACCACTGGATCGCGCAGGGCGCCCAGCCCACCGACACCGCCCGCCGCCTGCTGCGTTCGCAGGGCGTCAAGATCAGCAAGAAGTAA
- a CDS encoding EamA family transporter, translated as MPRPRLPAVSVPPLPALLLSMLSVQGGAAFAKSLFPALGSAGTTAVRVTLAALLLLLVFRPNLRALTRNDWRAIVPYGAALGLMNLSFYFALERLPLGLAVTLEFVGPLLLSLFLSRRVTDVGWVLLAALGIVLIAPVGESAGHLDLTGAGLALLAGAFWAAYIVTGGAVGRRVPGTTGVVAGMLVAALVVLPFGAAQASVVLMRPGLLLAGLAVALLSSALPYSLEMIALRAIPPHIFGVLMSLEPAIAALSGWLLLHEALTSRQWLALLCVAAASAGISLTARRPARAEV; from the coding sequence ATGCCCAGGCCCCGTCTGCCCGCCGTTTCTGTGCCGCCCTTGCCCGCGCTGCTGCTGTCCATGCTGAGTGTTCAGGGGGGCGCGGCCTTCGCCAAGTCGCTGTTTCCGGCGCTGGGGTCGGCGGGCACCACGGCGGTGCGGGTCACGCTGGCGGCGCTCCTCCTGCTGCTCGTTTTTCGTCCGAATCTGCGCGCCCTGACCCGCAACGACTGGCGGGCCATCGTGCCCTACGGAGCCGCGCTGGGGCTGATGAACCTGAGCTTTTATTTCGCACTCGAGCGGCTGCCGCTGGGTCTCGCCGTCACGCTGGAATTCGTGGGGCCGCTGCTGCTCTCACTCTTTCTCTCGCGCCGGGTGACCGATGTGGGCTGGGTGCTGCTCGCCGCGCTGGGCATTGTCCTGATCGCGCCGGTGGGGGAGAGCGCCGGGCATCTCGACCTGACGGGCGCGGGGCTGGCGCTGCTCGCCGGGGCGTTCTGGGCCGCCTACATCGTGACCGGGGGCGCGGTGGGGCGGCGGGTGCCGGGCACGACGGGCGTGGTGGCGGGCATGTTGGTGGCGGCGCTGGTCGTGCTGCCGTTCGGGGCGGCGCARGCGAGCGTGGTGCTGATGCGGCCCGGCTTGCTGCTCGCGGGGCTGGCGGTGGCGCTGCTCTCGTCCGCGCTGCCGTACTCGCTGGAAATGATCGCGCTGCGGGCCATTCCGCCGCACATCTTCGGCGTGCTGATGAGCCTCGAACCGGCCATTGCCGCGCTGAGCGGGTGGCTGCTGCTGCACGAGGCGCTGACCTCCCGGCAGTGGCTGGCGCTGCTGTGCGTGGCGGCGGCGAGTGCGGGCATCTCGCTGACGGCCCGGCGTCCGGCGAGGGCAGAAGTCTGA
- a CDS encoding IS5-like element ISDra5 family transposase, protein MLSERKPYKSDLDDETYLFILPYFLLAPEDAHQRVYPIREVLNAALWIGRTGSQWEYLPHDFPPYKIVHQQLMRWFERGCFENLAHDLHSLVREDALKEGVPTVAIVDSRTLQSTPESGGRAGYDGGKRRKGSKIHAAVDTMGNVMTLLVTPGNEQDREQVYDLCREVQQVTGDHIDVVIADQGYTGEQPQIDASLNDVELVVVKRPTGATGFVLLPLRWVVERTFAWTARFRRLSRDLERLQSSLLGFHWLAVSVTLLNKLKPILGSLA, encoded by the coding sequence ATGCTGTCAGAGCGAAAACCCTACAAGAGCGACCTGGATGACGAAACTTACCTCTTCATCCTGCCTTACTTTCTGCTCGCTCCAGAAGACGCTCACCAGCGCGTCTACCCGATACGTGAAGTCCTCAATGCCGCTCTGTGGATTGGCCGCACAGGGAGTCAGTGGGAGTACCTCCCACACGACTTTCCGCCATACAAAATTGTCCATCAGCAACTGATGCGGTGGTTTGAACGAGGTTGCTTCGAGAACCTCGCTCACGACCTGCATTCACTGGTTCGCGAGGACGCCCTCAAGGAGGGCGTTCCTACCGTTGCCATCGTGGATAGCCGCACTCTGCAAAGCACGCCCGAGAGTGGCGGACGTGCTGGATATGACGGTGGAAAGCGTCGTAAGGGCAGCAAAATCCACGCTGCTGTCGACACGATGGGTAATGTCATGACGTTGCTCGTCACCCCTGGCAATGAGCAAGACCGAGAACAGGTCTATGACTTGTGCCGCGAGGTGCAGCAGGTCACTGGTGACCACATTGATGTCGTTATCGCCGACCAGGGGTACACCGGAGAGCAGCCGCAGATTGATGCTTCCTTGAACGATGTGGAACTTGTTGTGGTGAAACGCCCGACTGGAGCGACGGGCTTTGTGCTGCTTCCGTTGCGATGGGTGGTTGAACGGACATTCGCCTGGACAGCACGTTTTCGCCGTCTATCACGTGATTTGGAGAGGCTGCAAAGCAGTCTCCTCGGCTTTCACTGGCTCGCGGTATCTGTTACGCTCCTAAACAAATTAAAGCCAATTCTTGGCTCGCTAGCCTGA